In Flavobacterium sp. GSB-24, the genomic window ATGCTAAGGATTATACAAAAATCAAAGAATTAGCATTGAAAGAAAAACAAATCAATGCAATCGCAAAATGGTTTGATACTAAGATTAAAGATACTTATATTAAAATTATTGGTGAATACAAAGAATGTGCTTTCGCAAACAACTGGTTGAAAAAATAATTTTTATTAAATAAATAAAAAGAGTTAGTTTTATGAATTCATAGAACTAACTCTTTTTAATTTAAAATATATTCATAAATGTCTGACGTAACAGCAATTCACAATTTAGTTCAAAAAAGAAACGAATTAAAAAAAGAAATAGCGAAAATCATTGTAGGGCAGGACGCCGTTGTAGATCAAATTTTACTTTGTATATTTTCTGGAGGACACGCACTTTTAATAGGTGTTCCGGGTTTGGCAAAAACCTTAATGATTAATACTTTGTCTCAAGCTTTAGGTTTAGATTTTAAAAGAATTCAGTTTACGCCGGATTTAATGCCTTCTGATATTTTAGGAAGTGAAATTCTAGACGAAAATAGAAATTTCAAATTTATAAAAGGGCCAATTTTTTCTAACATTATTTTGGCAGATGAGATTAACAGAACACCGCCTAAAACTCAGGCAGCTCTCCTTGAGGCTATGCAGGAAAGATCGGTAACTATTGCAGGACAGCATCATAAATTAGATTTACCCTATTTTGTTTTAGCTACTCAAAACCCAATTGAACAGGAGGGAACATATCCGCTGCCAGAAGCGCAGTTAGACCGTTTTATGTTTGCAATAAAATTAGAATATCCAAGTTTTGAAGAAGAAGTTCAAGTTGTAAAACGTACAACTTCTGATGTAAAGACAGAAATAAATCCACTATTCACAGCTCAGGAAATTATAGATTTTCAGCATTTAATTCGTAGAATTCCTGTTGCTGATAATGTTATAGAATATGCAGTTACTTTAGTAAGCAAAACTCGTCCTGATAATGCTTTGACAAATGATTTTGTGAAAAATTATCTCGATTGGGGAGCAGGACCGAGAGCTTCACAAAACTTAATTTTGGCAGCAAAAGCTCATGCAGCATTCAATGGAAAGTTTTCACCAGATATTGAAGATGTCCAAGCTGTTGCAACTGGAATTTTACGTCATAGAATTATTAAAAATTATAAAGCAGATGCCGAAGGAATAACAGAAGAAGTTATTATTAAAAAGCTGATGTAAAATATCAATTGAAATTGAAAAAAAAGCCTGATAATTTTATCAGGCTTTTTTTATTTTACGTGGTTAATAAAATAGAAAAAATATTGAATTTCGATGTCTTTAAAAAATAATAAATTGATCCGTTCAAGACAACTATAACGTTATAATTGCTTATTTAGAACAGTTCTTTGCGAAAATAGAGGTAAAATCTCACTTACTTCGTAACATTAAATTTCGACTTTGTTAATGAAAAGATTTTAAAATATCAATAATTCATTTTTTTGATTCAAAATTGCTGTTTTAGCAAAAACTGACATTGAAAATCGTTTTTTAGCAATAATAATTTTTGAAAAGGCGAGATCTATTATATTCTTTTTAATTCTCGGCTTTAATTTTTAAATTTGCATACAAAAAAAAATACTTCTACTATATTATGAATACTTACAAAGATTACATTAAAGAAATTGAAGAAAGAAAAGGCCAAGGACTTCATCCAAAGCCGATTGATGGTGCAGAATTATTAAGCGAAATCATTTCGCAAATTAAAGATGTAGATAACGAATATAGAGAAGATTCTCTTAAGTTTTTTATTTACAACACATTGCCGGGGACAACTAGTGCAGCTGGTGAAAAAGCTAAGTTTTTAAAAGAAATTATTCTTGGTCAATCTGTTGTAAAAGAAATAACTCCAACTTTTGCTTTTGAATTATTATCTCACATGAAGGGTGGTCCTTCAATTGGAGTATTGCTAGATTTAGCTCTAGGAAATGATACTGCTATCGCAGCAGAAGCGGCAAAAGTTCTTAAAACACAAGTTTTCCTTTATGAAGCGGATACAGATCGTTTAATAGAGGCATATAAAAATGACAATGTAGTTGCAAAAGAAATCC contains:
- a CDS encoding MoxR family ATPase; amino-acid sequence: MSDVTAIHNLVQKRNELKKEIAKIIVGQDAVVDQILLCIFSGGHALLIGVPGLAKTLMINTLSQALGLDFKRIQFTPDLMPSDILGSEILDENRNFKFIKGPIFSNIILADEINRTPPKTQAALLEAMQERSVTIAGQHHKLDLPYFVLATQNPIEQEGTYPLPEAQLDRFMFAIKLEYPSFEEEVQVVKRTTSDVKTEINPLFTAQEIIDFQHLIRRIPVADNVIEYAVTLVSKTRPDNALTNDFVKNYLDWGAGPRASQNLILAAKAHAAFNGKFSPDIEDVQAVATGILRHRIIKNYKADAEGITEEVIIKKLM